A genomic window from Elaeis guineensis isolate ETL-2024a chromosome 3, EG11, whole genome shotgun sequence includes:
- the LOC140856673 gene encoding uncharacterized protein → MDRKSTLIKIVKDYLVGNKYKRRRKNPTTTTDAPSDKNVAVIDADTAQDSRDLIWKEHTTYGSIWVEDLSLRKLLSSEIISNNASFFGLWLKYYRDIMLKDYSIEHISDCRDQDGNINCGVHVCLWVESFSKSHEKFWTATKTCSMDWYRTHMAYHILMDHRSTQKKDIEKYIAERHKD, encoded by the exons ATGGATAGGAAGTCGACATTAATCAAGATTGTAAAAGACTATCTGGTTGGTAACAAGTACAAAAGGAGGCGCAAGAATCCTACGACAACCACTGATGCTCCTAGTGATAAG AATGTTGCAGTAATAGATGCTGACACGGCTCAAGATAGTAG aGACCTTATATGGAAGGAGCATACCACATATGGTTCTATATGGGTTGAAGACTTGAGCCTACGTAAATTATTATCTTCAGAGATAATATCTAATAAT GCGAGCTTCTTCGGGCTATGGTTAAAATATTATCGGGATATTATGCTCAAAGACTACTCTATAGAACACATATCAGATTGTCGGGATCAAGATGGAAATATTAATTGTGGGGTCCATGTTTGCTTATGGGTTGAGTCCTTCTCCAAGAGTCATGAGAAATTTTGGACAGCGACGAAGACTTGCAGCATGGACTGGTACAGGACTCATATGGCATACCATATTCTAATGGATCATAGAAGCACTCAAAAGAAGGACATTGAGAAATACATAGCTGAGCGACATAAGGATTAA